Genomic segment of Alphaproteobacteria bacterium:
GAGAGGTCTATTCCACTCAAGTTGGCACCACTCAAGGTGGCATTCTCCAAGTTGGCCCTCCCCAGGTCGGCACCACGCAAGCTGGCCTCACTCAAGTTGGCAAAACTCAAGTCGGCATTCT
This window contains:
- a CDS encoding pentapeptide repeat-containing protein codes for the protein NADLSFANLSEASLRGADLGRANLENATLSGANLSGIDLSTAILKGAKIEGATFCKTLTPWGEDNSGC